The Cucumis melo cultivar AY chromosome 5, USDA_Cmelo_AY_1.0, whole genome shotgun sequence genome has a segment encoding these proteins:
- the LOC103485861 gene encoding transcription factor MYB90-like produces the protein MGGIAWTEEEDYLLKKCIEQYGEGKWHRVPQLAGLNRCRKSCRLRWLNYLRPNIKRGSFTPQEVDLILNLHNLLGNRWSIIAGRLPGRTANDIKNYWNCHLSKKLNGQVVEKSNSVKQGSIFGKPSKWKPLQEESSKSKGKEYVDDDDQNNNESQGILVENNQNQNTPIVIEQNSSMSLGNMQMDLFQFDQQVLKAMEDEDGCNKRELWDDWISEMDLWIDSL, from the exons atGGGAGGCATTGCTTGGACTGAAGAAGAAGATTACTTACTCAAGAAATGCATTGAACAGTATGGAGAAGGGAAATGGCATCGTGTTCCTCAATTGGCTG GTTTAAACAGATGTAGAAAGAGTTGCAGACTAAGATGGTTGAATTATCTTCGTCCAAATATCAAAAGAGGAAGCTTTACACCACAAGAAGTTGACCTCATTCTCAACCTTCACAATCTCTTGGGCAACAG GTGGTCAATCATTGCAGGAAGATTACCAGGAAGAACAGCAAATGACATAAAGAACTATTGGAATTGTCATTTGAGCAAAAAGTTGAATGGTCAAGTAGTTGAGAAGTCAAATTCCGTAAAACAAGGATCCATTTTTGGGAAACCATCAAAGTGGAAACCACTTCAAGAAGAAAGCAGCAAATCGAAAGGGAAAGAATATGTTGATGACGATGatcaaaataataatgaaagccAAGGAATATTGGTAGAAAATAATCAGAATCAAAATACACCGATTGTTATTGAACAAAATAGTAGCATGAGTTTAGGAAACATGCAAATGGACTTATTCCAATTTGATCAACAAGTGCTCAAAGCAATGGAGGATGAAGATGGCTGCAATAAGAGGGAGCTTTGGGATGATTGGATCTCAGAGATGGATCTTTGGATTGATTCTTTGTga